The following proteins are encoded in a genomic region of Anabas testudineus chromosome 13, fAnaTes1.2, whole genome shotgun sequence:
- the LOC113174083 gene encoding uncharacterized protein LOC113174083 has protein sequence MKMQNLNPKETSTGLTQKTLIPQVRYHPTIQTQTLGAQARTTKTRTSHSQKSIYGAECPLQTGSQGGDNTAQVNPVPVKPGSDEGQKQKPSSQKPSNKPKQKLDQRGATDPDPPQKLVQKGPPRPEHIPLGLGVQLDRGVVEEVEVLTRGQRINQDWFSWRKNRITASVAHRIAHCRFVNGKSRTPPPSYLAAITGDGPRVQTRAMCWGVEMEAEVVRRYQRLKSSALERSISVQDCGLFIDTRHPWLAASPDGIVTDSQTGQRLLCLEVKCPYKHRHRRVEDACRDDPAFCLQIQAEAEDGRESGGAPVYRLKRSHSYFTQIQCQLAVTGLIQADLVVFTLKETAIVPVTFDPNLWEETVTKLEVFYRDAVLPKLREKTGPGSAAAWTPEH, from the exons ATGAAAATGCAGAATCTGAACCCCAAGGAGACATCCACAGGTCTGACCCAGAAAACCCTCATACCTCAAGTCAGATACCACCCGACCATCCAGACCCAGACACTTGGAGCACAAGCAAGAACCACTAAAACCAGAACCAGTCACAGTCAGAAGAGCATATATGGAGCTGAATGCCCTCTTCAGACTGGGAGTCAGGGTGGGGACAACACTGCCCAGGTTAATCCAGTTCCTGTGAAACCGGGTTCTGATGAGggacagaaacaaaaacccAGCTCTCAGAAACCTTCTaacaaacccaaacaaaaaCTGGACCAAAGAGGTGCTACAGATCCAGATCCTCCCCAGAAACTAGTCCAGAAGGGCCCTCCAAGGCCAGAACACATCCCTCTGGGTCTGGGGGTCCAGCTAGACAGGGGTGTAGTGGAGGAAGTGGAGGTTCTGACCCGGGGACAGAGGATCAACCAAGACTGGTTCTCCTGGAGGAAAAACCGGATCACAGCCTCTGTGGCTCACAGGATTGCTCACTGTCGCTTTGTTAATGGCAAGAGCAGAACCCCGCCCCCATCTTACCTGGCTGCGATCACAG GTGACGGGCCAAGAGTCCAGACCAGAGCCATGTGCTGGGGGGTTGAAATGGAGGCTGAGGTTGTCCGCAGGTATCAG AGACTGAAGAGTTCTGCGCTGGAACGGTCCATTTCAGTTCAGGACTGTGGTCTCTTTATTGACACCCGTCATCCCTGGTTGGCTGCAAGTCCTGACGGCATTGTGACGGACAGCCAGACCGGCCAACGGCTGCTCTGCCTGGAGGTGAAGTGCCcctacaaacacagacacagacgaGTGGAGGACGCCTGCAGGGATGACCCCGCTTTCTGTCTGCAGATACAAGCGGAGGCCGAGGACGGACGGGAGTCCGGAGGG GCGCCAGTCTACCGTCTGAAGAGGTCTCACAGTTACTTCACTCAGATCCAGTGTCAGCTGGCTGTGACGGGCCTGATCCAGGCCGACCTCGTCGTCTTCACCCTGAAGGAAACGGCCATTGTccctgtgacctttgaccccaaCCTGTGGGAGGAGACGGTGACAAAGCTGGAGGTGTTTTACAGGGATGCTGTCCTGCCGAAActcagagagaagacaggaCCGGGGTCCGCAGCAGCCTGGACGCCAGAGCACTAG